A stretch of the Teredinibacter haidensis genome encodes the following:
- the ilvC gene encoding ketol-acid reductoisomerase, protein MQVYYDKDCDLSIIQGKTVAIIGYGSQGHAHACNLNDSGVDVTVGLRPGSSSIAKAEAHGLKVSDVPSAVAAADVIMILTPDEFQSQLYKVEIEPNLKKGATLAFAHGFAIHYNQVVPRADLDVIMIAPKAPGHTVRSEFVKGGGIPDLIAVFQDTSGKAKELALSYACGVGGGRSGIIETTFKDETETDLFGEQAVLCGGAVELVKMGFETLTEAGYAPEMAYFECLHELKLIVDLMYEGGIANMNYSISNNAEYGEYVTGPEVINEESRAAMRNALKRIQNGEYAKMFISEGATSYPSMTAYRRNNAAHPIEQVGGKLRAMMPWIESNKIIDKSKN, encoded by the coding sequence ATGCAGGTTTATTACGATAAGGATTGTGATCTTTCCATTATTCAAGGTAAGACGGTAGCCATCATTGGTTACGGTTCTCAGGGGCATGCTCATGCCTGTAACCTGAATGACTCTGGCGTAGATGTAACCGTTGGCTTGCGCCCAGGCTCATCTTCTATTGCGAAGGCTGAAGCTCATGGCTTGAAAGTTTCTGACGTACCCAGTGCAGTTGCTGCTGCAGACGTGATAATGATTTTGACGCCGGACGAATTTCAGTCCCAGCTATACAAAGTTGAAATTGAGCCAAACTTGAAGAAGGGCGCCACTCTGGCGTTCGCCCACGGTTTCGCGATCCATTACAACCAGGTTGTTCCTCGTGCAGACCTAGATGTAATTATGATTGCGCCTAAAGCGCCGGGTCATACGGTTCGCTCAGAGTTTGTTAAAGGTGGTGGTATTCCCGATTTGATTGCGGTGTTCCAGGATACCTCTGGCAAAGCTAAAGAGTTGGCGCTCTCCTATGCTTGTGGCGTGGGCGGTGGTCGCTCGGGGATTATCGAAACGACGTTTAAGGACGAGACGGAAACAGACCTCTTTGGTGAGCAGGCTGTTCTTTGTGGTGGCGCGGTAGAGTTAGTGAAAATGGGCTTCGAGACTCTCACTGAGGCCGGTTATGCACCAGAAATGGCTTACTTCGAGTGTCTGCATGAGCTGAAACTGATTGTAGACCTGATGTATGAGGGGGGAATCGCCAATATGAACTACTCCATTTCCAATAATGCGGAGTATGGCGAGTATGTAACGGGCCCAGAAGTCATTAACGAAGAGTCTCGTGCCGCTATGCGTAATGCTTTGAAGCGAATTCAGAATGGCGAGTACGCAAAGATGTTTATTAGTGAAGGCGCTACCAGCTACCCATCAATGACCGCTTACCGTCGTAACAATGCCGCACACCCGATTGAGCAGGTGGGCGGAAAGCTTCGCGCTATGATGCCGTGGATCGAGTCCAATAAAATTATCGACAAGAGTAAAAACTAA
- the ilvY gene encoding HTH-type transcriptional activator IlvY — METHKLHLFATLAELQHFNRAAERCHVSPSTLTRTIQAMEHELKVKLFERDNRSVELTPQGKLFLRYAREMLQQWETMQQRMLAESDSLNGAISIYCSVTASYSFLYDILTDFRQLHPGIEIRLHTGDPADALERTLAGQEDIAIAARPERHPAGLSFKSFAKSPLVFIAPTDDSLFSAITSKYPKDFWQHLPLIIPERGIARERLDSWFRGQQLSQKIYAQVSGNEALVSMVSLGFGVGLVPKIVVDNSPLKGKVKFFDQQIEIEAYEVGVCVLERRLKSPLVRAFWEQI; from the coding sequence GTGGAAACCCATAAACTCCATCTCTTCGCTACCCTGGCCGAACTTCAACACTTTAACCGCGCGGCCGAACGCTGCCATGTCAGCCCCTCAACGCTGACTCGCACCATTCAAGCAATGGAACACGAGCTAAAGGTTAAGTTGTTTGAACGCGACAACCGCTCTGTGGAGTTAACGCCGCAAGGTAAGCTGTTTCTACGCTACGCACGTGAAATGCTGCAGCAATGGGAAACTATGCAGCAACGCATGCTGGCAGAAAGTGACTCCCTCAATGGTGCCATTAGCATCTATTGCTCTGTAACGGCCAGCTATAGCTTTTTATACGATATTCTCACCGATTTCCGACAACTCCATCCCGGTATCGAAATACGCTTGCATACCGGCGACCCGGCTGATGCGCTGGAACGCACCCTAGCGGGGCAAGAGGATATCGCCATCGCCGCCCGACCGGAAAGGCACCCAGCAGGATTGAGTTTTAAGAGTTTTGCCAAATCGCCTTTAGTTTTTATTGCCCCAACAGACGACAGTCTCTTCTCTGCAATTACAAGCAAATACCCAAAAGATTTCTGGCAGCACTTACCTCTCATTATTCCTGAAAGAGGTATCGCTCGCGAACGGCTAGATTCTTGGTTTCGAGGACAGCAGTTATCTCAAAAAATCTACGCACAGGTATCTGGTAACGAAGCGTTAGTCAGTATGGTCAGCCTGGGTTTTGGTGTAGGTCTGGTACCCAAAATAGTAGTGGATAACAGCCCACTGAAAGGCAAAGTAAAATTTTTTGATCAGCAAATCGAAATTGAAGCTTATGAAGTAGGTGTTTGCGTTTTGGAACGCAGACTAAAAAGCCCTCTGGTGAGGGCTTTTTGGGAGCAGATATAG
- a CDS encoding alpha/beta hydrolase family protein has protein sequence MSYLKFGVAIVFAFLLLYVFPSHALPTIAEYGKLPAVSMMVISASGERVAFRRAEGEKDFLIVYSLKDKKMLRAIDIASIDPHYMYFVDDTNLIFVVSKYRRIDGFRGTHNVSTAYRFNVITGDLDQLLTPGLNIYTGQTGLGDIVGVSPDGKYVYMPAFVGDKYTQNPRKALMKVNLAKPRKLKEVAKGRNYTIDYFVNTHGEVIAEERYDNRKNLHQVRAKKGKKWEVIFERETDIVNASIAGVTADGHHLVILEEASNNDRTGYYLLSLEDGSITPTKFGRSDKDVERLYTDINRIVYGVRYSGFSPSYHFFDEGLNQFIEDLTRRFSDHSVWLYSWSSNWDKVVIKVEGSQHAGDFFIADRKGGINFVAASLQGIKADDVQPIGTFAYKAEDGLTIPTLLTIPSAKVAEIKNLPAVIMPHGGPESYDRIGFDFLAQALASRGYLVVQPQFRGSDGFGGEFVRAGYGEWGRKMQSDISDGVKHLVERGMIDPERVCIVGWSYGGYAALAGGAFTPDLYQCIVSINGVSDLPRMLKTEKRDHGSDSWVISYWERAMANGEVSKESLREISPAYYAEAFKAPVLLIHGERDKVVPIKQSKVMRSRLESAGKAVEFIKAEDDTHGLIDGANRVKAVEAMVEFVQKHI, from the coding sequence ATGTCGTACTTGAAATTTGGGGTAGCTATAGTCTTTGCATTTTTGTTGCTATACGTATTCCCCTCGCATGCACTACCAACCATTGCCGAGTATGGAAAGTTACCAGCAGTTAGTATGATGGTGATATCGGCTAGCGGCGAACGAGTGGCGTTTCGCCGAGCTGAGGGCGAAAAAGATTTTTTAATTGTCTATTCACTTAAAGACAAAAAAATGCTTCGAGCGATCGATATTGCCAGTATTGATCCTCACTATATGTACTTCGTCGATGATACTAATCTGATTTTTGTTGTTTCCAAGTATCGCCGCATCGATGGTTTTAGAGGAACGCACAACGTTAGCACAGCTTACCGTTTTAACGTTATAACCGGAGATCTTGATCAGTTGCTCACTCCGGGGCTAAATATTTACACCGGTCAGACCGGGTTGGGGGATATCGTTGGAGTTTCACCAGATGGCAAATATGTTTACATGCCAGCGTTTGTCGGTGACAAATACACTCAAAACCCTCGGAAAGCTTTAATGAAAGTGAACCTGGCTAAACCAAGGAAGTTAAAGGAAGTCGCAAAGGGGCGAAACTATACGATCGATTATTTTGTCAACACTCATGGCGAAGTCATTGCAGAAGAACGGTACGACAACCGAAAGAACCTCCATCAGGTTCGAGCCAAAAAAGGCAAGAAATGGGAAGTGATTTTTGAACGGGAGACGGACATTGTCAACGCGAGCATTGCCGGTGTTACCGCTGATGGGCATCACCTGGTAATTTTGGAGGAGGCCAGCAATAATGACCGCACGGGTTATTACTTGTTGTCGCTTGAAGACGGCAGCATTACGCCGACTAAATTTGGGCGATCAGATAAGGATGTTGAGCGCTTATACACAGATATTAACCGTATTGTTTACGGTGTGCGATATTCTGGATTTTCACCGAGCTACCACTTTTTTGACGAGGGGTTGAACCAGTTTATCGAAGATTTAACCCGCAGATTCTCAGACCACAGTGTATGGCTATACAGCTGGTCGTCGAATTGGGATAAGGTGGTAATTAAGGTCGAGGGCTCTCAGCACGCGGGAGACTTTTTTATCGCCGATAGGAAGGGAGGCATCAACTTTGTGGCCGCTAGCCTGCAGGGAATCAAAGCCGATGATGTTCAGCCAATCGGTACCTTTGCCTACAAGGCGGAAGATGGGTTGACTATTCCAACGCTGTTAACGATTCCTAGCGCAAAAGTAGCGGAAATCAAAAATCTGCCAGCAGTGATCATGCCACACGGTGGGCCCGAATCTTATGACCGTATTGGATTTGATTTTCTGGCTCAGGCGCTGGCCAGTCGCGGTTACTTGGTCGTGCAGCCTCAGTTTCGAGGGTCAGATGGGTTTGGCGGAGAATTTGTGCGTGCAGGTTACGGTGAATGGGGCCGCAAAATGCAAAGTGATATTAGCGATGGAGTAAAACACTTGGTTGAGCGCGGCATGATTGACCCAGAGCGAGTATGTATCGTTGGCTGGAGCTACGGTGGTTATGCGGCGCTCGCGGGGGGCGCGTTTACGCCCGATTTATACCAGTGCATTGTTTCTATTAATGGCGTTAGTGATTTGCCGAGGATGTTGAAAACGGAAAAACGTGACCACGGTAGTGATTCCTGGGTTATTAGCTATTGGGAGAGAGCGATGGCTAACGGAGAGGTGTCGAAAGAGAGTCTTAGGGAAATATCACCAGCTTATTATGCCGAGGCGTTTAAAGCTCCTGTTTTGTTAATTCATGGTGAGCGCGATAAGGTTGTACCTATTAAACAATCGAAAGTCATGCGATCCCGCTTAGAAAGCGCGGGTAAAGCTGTAGAATTTATAAAAGCAGAAGATGACACCCACGGGTTGATTGACGGCGCAAACCGGGTGAAAGCGGTGGAAGCGATGGTGGAATTTGTACAGAAGCATATTTAA
- the pssA gene encoding CDP-diacylglycerol--serine O-phosphatidyltransferase, which yields MPNSKDEQFENENLTQKVQDVLPVDEHEEEVSENGEKVRRRGVYLLPNLFTTGALFGGFFAIVSAMNDNFANAAMAIFAAQILDGFDGRVARMTNTTSAFGTEYDSLSDMVSFGLAPAIVMFSWALEPLGKFGWAAAFVFVTCAALRLARFNTFAGKTDSRYFTGLASPPAATLLASGVWLGSGYELSLQVSIFAAVVTAFVGLMMVSNLRYQSFKGLDANRRVPFVAMFITLMVFIVVIIDPPKVLFAMAFVYAVSGPLAWLWGKVFVVKQKEDASGGEGV from the coding sequence ATGCCAAACAGTAAAGACGAACAATTCGAAAATGAGAACCTCACACAGAAAGTTCAGGACGTTCTTCCTGTGGATGAGCACGAAGAGGAGGTTTCCGAAAATGGTGAGAAAGTAAGGCGTAGAGGTGTGTACCTATTACCCAACCTGTTCACCACTGGCGCCTTGTTTGGAGGTTTCTTCGCTATTGTTTCCGCTATGAATGATAATTTCGCCAATGCGGCAATGGCGATCTTCGCTGCGCAAATACTTGATGGCTTCGATGGCCGTGTAGCACGTATGACTAATACCACCAGTGCGTTTGGCACGGAATATGACAGCTTGTCGGATATGGTGTCTTTTGGTCTGGCTCCGGCAATTGTAATGTTTAGCTGGGCACTGGAGCCCCTGGGTAAGTTCGGATGGGCCGCAGCGTTTGTTTTTGTGACCTGCGCAGCTTTGCGCCTGGCCCGATTTAATACCTTTGCCGGTAAAACAGACTCCCGCTATTTTACCGGTCTTGCAAGCCCTCCTGCGGCGACACTGCTGGCTTCGGGGGTGTGGCTGGGGAGTGGCTATGAGCTAAGCTTGCAGGTGTCGATATTTGCCGCCGTGGTTACAGCATTTGTAGGTTTAATGATGGTTTCCAATCTTCGCTATCAAAGCTTCAAAGGTTTGGATGCAAATCGTCGCGTACCTTTTGTGGCGATGTTTATCACTTTAATGGTGTTTATTGTGGTGATTATCGATCCGCCGAAGGTGTTGTTTGCAATGGCGTTTGTATACGCAGTCTCTGGTCCGCTAGCTTGGTTGTGGGGAAAGGTTTTCGTGGTAAAGCAAAAGGAAGACGCAAGTGGCGGAGAGGGCGTTTAA